The genomic region TCAGCGTCAGAACATTGAGCTCATTGCTTCCGAGAACTTCACCAGCCGCGCCGTCATGGAAGCGCAGGGAAGTCTCCTCACCAACAAGTATGCTGAAGGTTACCCAGGCCGCCGCTGGTACGGTGGTTGTGAGAACGTGGACGTTGTTGAGCAGATCGCTATCGATCGCTTGAAGGAGCTTTTCGGTGCAGACCACGCCAACGTTCAACCACACAGTGGTTCTCAGGCAAATACTGCTGTTTATTTCTCCGTTCTGAAGCCAGGCGACAAGATTCTCACTATGGATCTCGCTCACGGTGGTCACTTGACCCACGGTCATAGAGCCAACTTCTCCGGAAAGTTCTACGAAGTGACTCACTATGGTGTGACTGAAGAAGACGAGACAATCGACTACGATGCTCTCGAAAAAGTCGCTGTTGAACTTCAGCCAAAACTCATCACGACTGGTGCGAGTGCTTACCCACGTGTCATCGACTTTGAGCGCATGGGTCAGATCGCCAAGAAAGTAGGTGCATATCTCTTTGTAGACATGGCGCACATCGCTGGTCTCGTAGCCGCAGGCGTTCACCCGAACCCAGTACCACACGCAGATTTCGTCACTTCCACCACTCACAAGTCCCTCCGCGGTCCACGTGGTGGCATCATCCTGTGTAAGGAAGAATACGCCAAGAAGATCGACGCGACCGTTTTCCCGGGTATCCAGGGTGGTCCTCTCATGCACGTGATCGCTGCCAAGGCAGTGTGCTTCGGTGAGGCTCTCAAGGATGACTTCAAGACCTACAGTGAGCAGGTCGTGAAGAACGCCAAAGCCATGGCTGCACGCCTTGCGTCCCACGGTTACCGCATCGTTTCCGGTGGTACAGATAACCACCTCATGCTCGTTGATCTCCGCCCTGCGGGTATCGACGGGGGCATCGCCCAGCACGCTCTGGACGAGGCTGGCATTACCGTGAACAAGAACTCCATCCCATTCGACACCGCAGGCCCATTCAAGCCAAGCGGCATCCGTATCGGTACTCCAGCCGTCACCACACGTGGCATGGACGAGGCTGCGGTCGAAAAAGTGGCTGACCTCATCCACGAGGCTCTTCAGTCTCACGATGACGAAGCCAAGCTTCACGAAATCCGCGAACGCGTCTTCGAGTTCAACCGCGCCTTCCCACTTCCTCGCTAATTGCGAAAGGATAGACTAATCTAGCAAAAAGCCAGTGCCGGAAGGTACTGGCTTTTTTGTGTGTAGCTTTGGCTGAAAATGTTGGTTGTTATATTTCAAAGGAGTAATTTAAAAACATTTCTATGAGTGGTGTAAGCATAGAGATGGATGATCTACAGAGTGGTGATTTAGTTACGCGGACAAATGTCTCTCTTGGGGAGTTGAAAGAATGTATCAAAAAATTGGATGGGCAGAGACATAGTATCATGACATTGAGAATACTGGGAGCAGAGTGTTATGGGCATATGTGCATAGGGGGAGGGCCAGACCTTTATATAGTTTACTACACAATGAATAATTTGAGTTTTCATCAGTTGGTCTCAAGTACTGACAAAGGAGATGACTTTATAACCCTATTTATAGGCGATGAGTCTTATTATCCCGTCAATCATTGTGTGGGTTTTGAGAAGGCGTGGAAGGCTATCGTCTATTATTTCACGAACCAGTGCATAGATGGTAACTCTCTGTGGATGGAGTGTTGATGAGGCTATGAAGCCTAGGAAACGCAAAAAACGGCCACTCCGCAAAGAGTGACCGTTCTTCGACTTGTGATGAAAATTTGTCAGTCCATAGCCTATCTGCGGCGTCTGAGTATGAAAGTGATGGCTCCGAGACCGATGAGCGCGGTGGAGCTTGGCTCTGGAACGGCGGTGAAGTCGGATACAGTTACGTCATCAAAGCTAGCTCCACCCGATGTGGCTGATTCCAAGAATAAGCGTACTTTAACATCACCAGTTTGATTGATGGCGATAGATTCACTAGTCCATCCACCCTGAGGGCCACCAGTGATATCAATTGTGCTGACAGTATTCCAAGCTTCAGAGCCATTCAGGGCGTCTGTAGTCCACTGGACCAGGAGATTACCTGAACTAGTGGTGAATCGTTCCCAATTGAAATCGATGGTGCCAATGCCTGCAGAGCCACTGGGATCCACGGCGATGTATTGGTCGACAGTAGACACGTTTCCGATGACAGCGGATTGGGTGCCTGTGAGGGCTTGTCCGCCCCAGGCTCCAGCATAGTTACCAGCATCACCAGCGATCCAGCGGGCGCCGTCTGAGGTGGTTACGTCAAAGCCGCCAGTGACGGCGGTGGGAAATCCTTCGCCAGTTTCAAAGCTGGTAGTGGCTATGATAGCAGCATGGGATGTCAGACATGATGCAGCGAGTGCTGCGAGGGTTAAGGTGAGTTTCATATTTTTGCGTTTGGTTAAGTAGGGAAAACTCACGAATCACTTTGCTTGATAAAATGAAGCTGTTGTCTTCCCGAGTACAAACGCAAGCTAGATGAGCACAATGGTGCCATGCAAATTGCTCCATGTGGTATACCGAGGTACCAGTTGTGTCTCTCTGGTATCCTGCTCTTAACTAGTTTGTGATATGCTTCCTCCCTTGACGAAATCAGGCGTGATCAGACGCTGAGAGCCAGATTGAGAATTTGGGTGCGTTAGGTATTCGACGATACTTTTGAAGACGGCTTTTGGGTAGTCGTCAATAGGTATATGATAACCAGCCACAGTAGGATTCAAGTAAGTGAGCACCTTGTCGTAGGAGAGGCAGAGAAGTGATAGATTTTCTGGTACTCGGTATCCCATGTTAACAGCAGTGGTGAATGCTGTGATTATGGCATAAGGGGTGGGAGAGAGTAGAATGGTTGGGGTGTCTTTTGTTTTATTGAGGAGTTGTGTCACCGCTCTAGCAATGGACTCAGGTGTGTCCTGATGACCAGCCATATGGATATTAGAGTCTGCTAGATTGAGCTTCAAAGTATCAGTGAGTATTTGGATGCCCCGTTTCTCGGGTACGGGGTGGATAAGCCCAATCTGTGTATGGCCCAGTCTTTGTATGACTGAGGCTGCGTGCACGCCCACGGCAGCTTGATCAATGTCTACACAGGGGAGATTGATGTCTATCCAAGTGCTGCCGAGCACAATACAGGGAATGTGTTGTTCCTTGAACCACTTCTGGATGGGAAGGCTCGAGTGCTGAAGTAGATAGAGGTCGGCTGGGTTTTGTTGGATAAATTGGCTGAGGCGAAATGCTGGGCGCTCGATGTGCCGGATATCCAGTGCTCGGTGCATAGGGGTGACACCTATCTTGGAGCAATAGCTGCTCAATCTACTCTGAAGTAGTCTCTCAGCGCCACCCATGTGATCCAGTGGCAAGGGAGCCATGGTGACAACGTTACTTCCCTGAATGCTGTTTGCAGAGATGTTGAGTTCAGTGCCGAAAGGTGGTGGGCTGAGGATTTGACGCCTACGGCCATGTTCTGCGCGGCTAATCCAAGCTTCTTTTTCTAGTTGCTCGATAGCTTTACGCAGAGTGTTGCGACTGATTTGTAGCCTCTTGGCTAGCTCTCTTTCTCCGGGGAGAACTTTCGACAGTCTGCCGTGCTGAATTTCCTCTTTCAGGGCATCCGCTGCGAGAAGGACTCTATTGTGTTGTGGAGGAAGGGATGGCATTTTTGATTTGTATCATAGACGTGGTGGCAAGAGCAAAGTGGAAGGCTGAATACTCAGGGGGCTCCAGTGTTGCATGTGCTGGTATCGTGGTTACAGTTCCCAAAGTCATGAGACTTTCTTTACTATCTCTTATCTCACTCCTGGCACTGGTGTCTTGCGATGAGTTCAGTAAATCCGAGCCGAAGCCCGGTGAGGAGGAGCTGGTGACTCCGGAGGAAAAAAAAGCTTTGGAGGAGTATACTGATGGGTCCTTCAATAAGTCCTGAGAAACCTAGACGTAGCCCAGAGGCTGGCACTAATTTTGGCGTGCAAGCTTCACGCTGAGAATGCATGGAGCTGCGTTGAGCTCTTTGAGGTAAAGATGCAAGTTGTCACCACGGTTTACCCAAAAACCACTTTGAAGGCCATTGGTGAGTTCGATGGCGGTGACGAAGTTGGC from Rubritalea squalenifaciens DSM 18772 harbors:
- a CDS encoding GntR family transcriptional regulator, with the protein product MPSLPPQHNRVLLAADALKEEIQHGRLSKVLPGERELAKRLQISRNTLRKAIEQLEKEAWISRAEHGRRRQILSPPPFGTELNISANSIQGSNVVTMAPLPLDHMGGAERLLQSRLSSYCSKIGVTPMHRALDIRHIERPAFRLSQFIQQNPADLYLLQHSSLPIQKWFKEQHIPCIVLGSTWIDINLPCVDIDQAAVGVHAASVIQRLGHTQIGLIHPVPEKRGIQILTDTLKLNLADSNIHMAGHQDTPESIARAVTQLLNKTKDTPTILLSPTPYAIITAFTTAVNMGYRVPENLSLLCLSYDKVLTYLNPTVAGYHIPIDDYPKAVFKSIVEYLTHPNSQSGSQRLITPDFVKGGSISQTS
- the rpiB gene encoding ribose 5-phosphate isomerase B, giving the protein MSTSKYRIALGADHGGVELKNAIVSHLKAAGHDVTDYGTDSKESVDYADFANEVAIEVGAGTYEYGFLVCTSGVGVCMAANRFQGVRAANVRNVEETVITREHNNANILCLGQKAVEESVALAMVDAFLSTEFAEGRHVPRVHKASGSAIAVSDPAVLAAIDAEGRRQRQNIELIASENFTSRAVMEAQGSLLTNKYAEGYPGRRWYGGCENVDVVEQIAIDRLKELFGADHANVQPHSGSQANTAVYFSVLKPGDKILTMDLAHGGHLTHGHRANFSGKFYEVTHYGVTEEDETIDYDALEKVAVELQPKLITTGASAYPRVIDFERMGQIAKKVGAYLFVDMAHIAGLVAAGVHPNPVPHADFVTSTTHKSLRGPRGGIILCKEEYAKKIDATVFPGIQGGPLMHVIAAKAVCFGEALKDDFKTYSEQVVKNAKAMAARLASHGYRIVSGGTDNHLMLVDLRPAGIDGGIAQHALDEAGITVNKNSIPFDTAGPFKPSGIRIGTPAVTTRGMDEAAVEKVADLIHEALQSHDDEAKLHEIRERVFEFNRAFPLPR
- a CDS encoding PEP-CTERM sorting domain-containing protein, producing the protein MKLTLTLAALAASCLTSHAAIIATTSFETGEGFPTAVTGGFDVTTSDGARWIAGDAGNYAGAWGGQALTGTQSAVIGNVSTVDQYIAVDPSGSAGIGTIDFNWERFTTSSGNLLVQWTTDALNGSEAWNTVSTIDITGGPQGGWTSESIAINQTGDVKVRLFLESATSGGASFDDVTVSDFTAVPEPSSTALIGLGAITFILRRRR